The genomic window ACACAATATCGGTTAGCGAAGCGGCCGCAGCCGGATTAAGCAGCGAGGACACTACACTCTCCACATCACACCCTGATTGCGTTCCACGCCCGTCCATGTGGTCGATGAGAAATTTTGCGGCTCCTGCCGCACCGGTAAGGCCAACAATGACGTGCTCACCAAAAGATTCTCTCACATATTTGATCTTTGCACCGTTGTGGCAGTGGCTCTGGATTAAAGCCTTTGCATCAGCTTCGGGGAGTACCTCATCCTTTATTGCATGATACACGTAGTAGGGAACCTTGGGTGTGCCGTAGCTTCCCATTTTATTTTCGCGAAGAACGGCTTGGACGACGTCGGCTTCGAAGAATTTCTCCCCATCTTTGAAGTAGCCAAATACGTCCCTGTACAGGTTCCGCAGAACAGTAGGGATAGCGAGACTTTTCTCAAACGGGAGAAACTCATCACGTTTCCCCTTAGAAACGAAGGAGTCGAGAAAGTATTGACGAAGTTGAGGAGTAGATTTGGAGATGCCGAGGATGCCAGACATGGCGAGTCCGGCTCCGAGTTTGCCACTTAGGCGCTTGATAACACCGGCGGCATCTACTGGCAGGCCACCAGAAGCTGCCACAATAATgttcttgtccaagtcgggAGCATATGAGCCTTGAAGCTCGAGTGCGAATTCAGTGGCCAGTGAACCTCCCGAATATCCCCACAGAGCAACCTTGGCGTCCTTCTCGACACCGGTGCTGCGCTTGGACCGGAGAACGGCGCGAATTCCATCGAGGGTCGCTCTACCGCTCATGATGCCATTGACAAAGAGCCCATCTGGGCCTTCATAGTCCGGGCTACACACTACCCAGCCCTTGCTGAGCATGGAAACGAACCACAGGATGCCATATCTGCCGAGGAAGTTTCCAAGTTTCTGTTGGTCAAACTGAATAACATAGCTTGTAAAGCCTTCATCAAACGGCGAGTCCATCTCTGCCTGATAGGAGAGTACTTTCTTAAAGTTTGCATTGTGTGGGATCATGACGGtagtggcagtggcagtagATACGTTGCCTGGCCCTGTTGTGCGATAAAGAACCTGATATGCGGCGGCGAGATTCACTTGAAAGTGAAGCAGTCCCACGGGCTAAGGCACTGGTCGGCTGTTGATAATGTCTCCAGGCTTATAATCCGAGATGTTGGCGGGGATCTTGTAAAAGGGGTCTTGCGAAGGCGGCAAGGCAGTGCCTCTCGGGAAGACAAGACTCCGAGGGTAAGCCGCAGCAAAGGAGAGCCAAAGGCCGCAAGCCAGGATAGTATGAAGCAGCATTTCAAAGTGTAACAAGTAAATAACAGATAGATAAAGTAGAGAAGAAGAATCCCGTGTTTTGCTATAGAATACTGCCGTCGTCAATATATAACTAGAACGGCAATGTCGAGCGGTGTTCGTGTCCAAACCGACGACAGCCAAAGCGACTAGTACCTTCACATGTGCTTAATACGAACTGGAAAAAGCCTTGGTCGATTTTACAGTCTAGTCTAGGTTCTAGATAGGTCCGTCGTTGCGTTCAATTACGACTTGTCTTCGATCGAGGTCGTCTTGTAAGTGATGCCAAATACGAGCAGTTGAGCGGCCGGCTTTTAGCTCCTCGGTCATGTGGACGAAACGGGCAGTCGAAAAATTAGAGTAGCCGTTTAAAGTATTCTGGGGAGACGATCCAATGGCGGGAGTTATGCAACCATGCGTATTAGCTCGACTTTTAACTTCAGTAGTTCCGGGGTTATCAGTCCCTAGCGTTTATTAGTCataccagacttgacctGACGGGACAATGTGCCGGCACTAGCGAGGGACTTTGCTACGCGATAATTCAACGTGCCTGCTAATTCCAACGATGCTGAGTCTCCTCCTATATTCACATGCAGGAACTCAAGACTAGGGCAAACGAGGCTCATCACTCATCAGCAACGGCTTCACATGACAAAAAGGTGACTCATTGCCACGGGGCCGCTTTTGAAGGCCTCGTGACTGATATGCGTCGGGGCACTCTCGTTTTTGTTTACGAGCTTTTTGCAGCAGCCCATCTTTTGTCATTGGTGCTACGGGGGGTCATACACGAGCCATGCATACTTGACGCATTATATTCAAATGGTCGGCCACGCTCCCGTTTTCGTTTTTCTTGTCCGAGCCACGCATTCGGCAacgtcttgactcttgagcaAGTGTCTTTCCAACTTTGTAAAATATGCGTTTCTCCAAGTGGACTGCAATTTCCTCTGCCATCAGTAAGTCTAGGAAGCTCGACAACAGCTCCAAAAAACGCATTGCCTCGGGCTAACAATCAGGCATAGGTGGCATGATCCTATCGTGcaatgctgctgctccgACCCCTTCTAACGACACCGTTGTGGTGGCGGGCATGCTCCAGCTAACGGCTGAGAGCATCCATAACGCAACCCTTGACCTCAGTTAGTCATTTCATTCATTCGTGGCCCATCTCAGGAACAGCGCAGTTAACCAGAGACGCTGGGACAGAATCCAAGTTTACCGACCTTGGTGGAAAGGATGCCAGCGACGATGCGGCAAGCCAAGAGCTCGGCAGGTTACTGCAGCTAGCCACTAATACCATGAGCAATGGCTCTGCTGTCATCGAGGCAATTTCAAAAGACTCGAAAAGTCTGGGTAACCTGAAGTACAAGCGTGACCTGCTTGGTGGTCTCGTCCAGTCGGCGGGCGACTTCttcggcggcatcgccaaagCCGGCGCCAGCATCGTTGCCGGTTTCTCCAAGGCTGGCGGCAACGCTCTTAAAGGCAACTTGCTCGGCGCCGGTGCCGATATTCTGGGTGGTTTCGTGCAGGCCGGCACGGATTTCTCTGGAGGCATCGTGGCGGCCGGCGAAAGCATCATCAATGGTGCCGTACAAGACGTCAGCCACACGATTAGCTCTCTTGTGGACGTCGTTGCCGTCCCTGCTATCAGCACGCTGATCAATCTAGTTGCAAATACTGTTCAACTTTTTATTAGCTCTTTTCTAAATTTGGGTTTGGATGTTTTATCTCGATTCAACCACGGTAAACGACATCCGTCCTCGCTTGGTATAACCCCCGGCTAACTTTCAGCAGATTCATTTATTCAGGAAAAGTTCGCGGGTCTTACCGAACAGTTGGTGAATTTCCTGGAGGGTTTGAAACCGTTTAGTACATTGCCCGGATTTTACCCCTTGGTAGACGACGTGACCAAGGTTATTGTCAATATACCCTTCTAACCGCACAGTTGAATAGCAGCTGGAGTGGCACAGAATGTGTCCGGCGCATTATTCGGCGGATAAAAACTGTCTGACGTGTCAATTATCTGTGAAAATAGCTCCATATAGTTATACCAGGCCGGTTTCCTAGACAGAAtatcttcatcatcactgTTATAAAGCAGACCAGTTATACTATCCATTGCTGCTAATCGACAATGTCTAGACCATGCTTTGTGATAATCGATTCCTCTAGGATTTGCTGAATAAGATGCCACTTTCCTGTAAACGGGGTAATACTGAAGGATAACTACCGATATACTCTCTATTAAAGCCGTCCACAAATTAAGTAGTGAAACAAGATATAAATACACTAATTACTTCTTTATCCCTATAGCATAACAAACATTCATGTCTATTCTAGTATCACTAACGTACTTTGGCCACGAAAGTCAAAGGCTGAAATCTTACTATTGCACTATTAGCTGCGGTTCATAGTTAGTCACAATCATGGGGGCAAGAAATGTCGGTACATGCAGCTTTTCATCTGTCACCACTTGGTAGTGTGTTGGAGAcagagcagcagccacaAAAGACTACCAGACCCGACATATGTAGGAACGTCGGATGGATTTGGCATACTACTCTGACATGTGACGAGTCGACCAAGATGCCTgcgaaacattgaaccagacccTCGCGGCAAACGCGGCGTTCGCTTTTCCGGGGCCTTTCCGGGGCCTGTCCCCATTCCCCATCTGACTGTCAATGGGCAAGGTTTGGAAAAATGACAGGCTGATCGACGTCGATTTGCCCCACTAGCTAAAATTGAGGTTGTTGGAAATGCGGGTGCACAAGAGGCTAGTTCGCATGTGCTATGCTACGAGCACGGGCTATGCCGTACCTATATATTGACCAGAGTCCAGACTATAGAGTAGACCAGACATGATTGTAACGACGTAGCAGCTAGGCGTCTCCAGCTCTACGAGGTCGATTTACACTATTGACACTAGCAATGAGAGCTAATACACATAAGGGTAGTAGGATACGGGCAGCTAGCTTCGTGAATTTCAATTTGCGAACTTTTAGCTGCGATACGTTGGCCAAGGATCTCTAGACTATTAGCCTAAACTAGGCTAGTAGTCTAGTCTCTATTTGTGAGAAAAGGGTCTAGCAgagggaacattgaatctagAGATAAACCAGGAAGCCTCGTGGCGAGATAGTTACTAGATAGAGTAGAGATGGTGATTCTATTGACCTCTAGACCTCCCAGCTTCATTCACAGCGTCGGCGTTGTCGATCGAAACTCGTAAAACTAAGGCTTAAAAGAGACGTAGCCTAGGTCATCTCGGGATTGTAATTGGGTCCCGGAGGACCTTGCGCGACCGAGCGATTCAGCCTCACCGGTAGTCTCTTGACACTATTTGTCAGACTTATTACAAAACTATTGTTAATGCTTGTTAAGGAAAAAACAGGATCACGTAATACTCCCTTGTTATTCACATGGCAAGGAAGGTTCTTTTTCAACGTTTCTTTTACTACCTTGCGTTACGTCTTGTGTATCGAATACGTTGTATCGTCCTTAGGGTGAAGCTGTCAGAATACCCTACTTTGCTCGGCTCAACCCCATGCCTAAAAGCAAGTCATTGCCTTGGGGTGGAGGGCTGAAATTCGGCGGCTGAAATTGGCTCGGAGGCTGAAAGGCGACTTCGGATTCAGAGCCAGTAAACGGGGGCGGATCGTCAAAGTCACAATCAGGGTCATCAGATGAATCACCAGATTGACCATATAGAAGAGCCTGTGAATGGCCTCTTGGGCTGACGGTTGCCTCCGGAAGGAGGACGATTTGAAGGACTGTTACCAGAACCCGAGGGTCTTTTCGGAGGGCCCTGTTTGCTGCCAGGATCTCCAGGTCCATTGGGTCTGTTGGGTCTGTTGGGTTGGTTTTCACCGCCAGTCCCTGCGACTGGACAATCATTTGCAATGTCTCGGGCAAACAGCGCATAGTTGTCGGCATTGTGTTTTTGTTTGTTCTCGTCCAGGTTCAAAGATTTCCTTTTATCATATGTTAAATCATCCGCCGCGAAGGTTGTATGAGCCATCTCGTGTACGAATAATTGGGCTAGACTGCTCAGACTCTGTCCACACTCCTGCTGGCCTTGAACCTGAAGTCGGCGACGGGCATTGCCAGCGGTTGCGGGCATCTGAAAGGCCTTGCGGCAGAGCCTTATACTGCCCGTTGTGCCATTCCGGATGGTTGCCGTTGCGGCATACTGCTGGCGTGGCCTGTTCTGCAGAGTGCATTCTTCTCTCGGCGCGCAGGTAATGCTGATGCCTTTGGCTTTGTCCTTGCTACAGCCTCGAGCGATCCTGCGGAAGTTATCCGCAACTTCATCCGAGTTGCTGATGCCAAAGAAGTTGTCCAAAGTCGCGGCCTTTTTTTGTTCATTACCGTCTCGGGACTTCAGACCTTTGGCGGCGCCGGAcgcggcttcggcggcgaggtTTGAGAGCTTGACGCATTCCTCCAGGGCGGCATCGAGCTCATCCTGCAGACCGTAGCAGCTTTGTGTTTCGCTTGCGCGTTTCTGGAGTTCCAATTCTTGCTCGGGGGACATTGCGCATCCGGTGCCATTGTAAACCCCGTGCTCTGCGACGCTGTCTTGGTCGAGGGTGACGTCCAAGAGAGCCCTCGTGCCGTCTTGTGGAGACGCCGCACGGCCGCCCGtggacaaggccatggcggagGCCTGGGTAAAGGCCATGACAAGTCTGACAGGTTTCATAGTGGAATTGGTTTCAAGATGCCTTTTGTCTTTTGTTATCGTTGAACCTCAGAAGCAAATCGTCATGTGGCATCAGCGTATCCTACGAACATGGAGACACAGACAGGCGGTACTCCCTTATAAGTCAGCGAATTGAGCCGCGCGTGGTGACATATGACTCCCACAAAGCCATCAGATCAAGTTCATTTCGCGAAGCCAAGAACACTCCCTCGATGAGGGGCTTCATTATCAGCCGACGGTGCTTGTAGAGAGCTGTGAGAATCACAAGGGCAAGGCAAGTTGTCGTTCATGCCCGAGGCGGACGAGTATCAAAAGTCAGCGGAACCTCGCACGGAGACGGCTTGATTACGATGAAATAGACGAGTTTTGCATGGTTCAGGTTGCAACGTTGTGCCCGGCCTTTGACAACATACGACCACACGCCTATCTATCTGTAACAATGGAATGAAAAACCCCCACCTCGTACTGAGAATCTAGCCCGATTCCATCTTGATGTTTCAAGTATACACGTCCACGAGTCAAGTTGCCCCCATTGAATGCATaagggcaaggccaagggcttcTTGATTACGCCAGCTGGAAAGCCGTCTACTGAAACTAAAGGAACCATGTGAAGAGTAGTAGATTTCTAACCCCCCGCCTCGTGTTCATATAGTTCCAAGGACAAGAGAAATACAGTGGTGCAATATCGTTAGGCGTTGAAATGTCAAGTGTAAATGACTGTTGGCAAGAATCCAAGCTGCAGCAAAATACGCAACATTAAAAGGCTTTGTTAGCATTGCTTAACAAATCGATTTGATGGCTTAAAAGCCTAAAACGGAGATACCAAATACCACGGCAAAGTGGACTCGGATTTGTCAACAGCGGCCGACAACTTCAAATCTTGGGCCGTGTTTCGCTATTGCGAACGTGGCCAGAACACCACGCCCATTTCTGGACGTTCAATCAATGCGCATGATGCTCCTTAGCCCCAAACATTAAAACACCCCAGGTAGCCCCCCGTCTCTTACATGTGGTGTAACGATAGATTAGGCTGCGCCTAGTGGGGAATAGAGGATTCTTCAGATAATCATTGACGGCCCGTGGAATACAATGCACCACTGTTGATCCTAATGCTGATcattgtacggagtgccaTGGATACATGAAACACGTAGGCCACATTACAGCGACTGATGTCGGCCCAGCCCGAGCCACTGATGAATGCATgtgatgtctggtggctttTGAACCCATCGTCTTGTAACGGCCAAGCAAAGACAACTACAGCACTAACCCTGGCACAACAATCATGCGCATCAAACACGGATGCTCGCTCTCGCTGATCGAATGGCCAGCGGCCGCGTTTTGTGAATCAATTGCGGACGCCGTCTCTATCCGGTCCCGGTCTCCCGGGGTACTCACCTCAGCGACCTCACCGGCAATGTCGACTTACGGAGGGGGTTTGTTGATATAAATGCAAACGGTAGTACGAACCGCGGCTATTTCTGCATGTTTGGCTCGCCTTTATCAACAGCCAGTCTTCAACGAGTAATGTGTGCCGAGCTCAGATATGTGTCCACCGCTCTCCTTGCTTCGACGCAATCTCCAGGTGGGCGGCCGTCTCGTTGCGCAACACACAGTCGGCTAGTTAACAACCCGGATGCCTGTTCCATGACTGGGACTTACGTATGAGCCTAACACCTTGATCAACCAGGTCGTccttctccaactcctcAATACACACTGCAACTAACCAACAGCGTTTCTGGACACAGTCGTGCGGGCCACCTTGCAAAGTATGCATTCCAGTCTTCGTCTTGGACAGCACATCTGCttgttcttcatcttttCTTTGGCAGTGTTGCAATGTGCGGCCGCAGTAAATAATCATATGATTCATATCTGACAGTGCGCCTAGGAAGGGGGTGGAAACGGCGCTCCTATATACCGTTCCTTGAATTTTGAAGCTCCTTGACCCCTCAGACGACTAGATTAAGGCTTCTAGTCGCGTGGAAAGGCACACAGGTTGTTAACAGTCTCCGGATCGACGAGTGAATCTGAAAATCCCAATAACTGCGCTATGCCTCCTTCGACGATTTTGCCAAGAGTAAAGCCGAGTCATGGAAGCATTAGATACTTTATGCGATCGAGGGCAAGTCTTTACTTTACCTGGTTGATAAGTATGGAGCAATCACAACCAACCAAGTCAAGTGGGTTGGCTGTTGGACACGCTGAGCTGAACTACTCTTACGGCCGTTTGGTACAGCTTTCTTTTCTGTCTCTTTGCTAGTTGCGACCACTTTAGGACAAGGCGTCGCCACTTTGGGCTCTGTTCTTATGCTACCTGCCTAGTAGGTGAATTTATACCACCATGTTGAAGCTTACTTGGAAGTCCAAGGCCGTAATAGCTGGGATAAACACGGGTAATTACTATCAAGACCGCATAATGTGTTATATTGGATAATCTCATGCTCGCTTTAGAATGGTAAACATCTCGCTTTTGTCGGCTACTATGCTTTTGTCGTCATAGTGGTAAAAAGGGGTGTGGATATTGCGCACATGGTTTTCTGTTATACCCATGGCAATTTACCGGCACTCCTTGTTCGTCGTCCGCTTTGATTGATGGTGTTTCATGACTTAAATAACCGAGTCATTACACACATATACTCCTCTCGAAGCCCATGCCGTATTCTCGCATAAAAGCTACTGCAGTTCGCATAGCCGGGGGGGCTTAGCCTCCACTTGTGTACTTGCCACCAAGAAGCAACTCTCCTAGGTTGCGTTTCATAGCTAATCATTTCCAGCCTCTGTACGATATGGGCGGTGATAGGTGCCTGTCAGGCGGACTTGGTCTGTCGAGGAGTCGATGGTTTCGTAGATAGTTAGAGTCTAACTTTCTCGTGCTTTATAGCTAATATTTCGATTTATTATGTGATCCTTAATTTTAGCAATATCTAGAATTAGATTAGTCCCATAAAGCAGGTCTTAGGCCACAATCTCCGCTTCTAATATGAAGTGGTCGGATCAAGGCGAAGAGGCAGTTTTGGTCTGCCCGTCACAAAAGTCTTTACCGACACAGATTGCATAGTTGTCACAAGTTGAAACAGTTCAATCAGGCGCTTCACATCTCTGTCATCGGCACACTCATCCCACGCGTCAACAACAATGACTATGGAATCATGCGCGCTACTTCGAGTCATTTGCTGGAACGGCTGTAAAAAGAGCTGATCAAATTGGTCATTGATGTTTTTTCGGCATCATCAAGTGGCCTTTTTGCCCACGTCTCTTGAAGAATGCCAGTCATTTTGGAGGCATCCGTCTCATGTTTCACCTGCAGGCCTGCGAGTGCATGGAGGAGCACCAGAGGGAGTCTGTTGAGGACCGTCTTTTGGGCCCATCTCTGATCCGGATGAATCGCACCGAGGTCATACTGAACGAGTATTTCGATGCCCATTCCTGGCT from Metarhizium brunneum chromosome 2, complete sequence includes these protein-coding regions:
- the LIPA gene encoding Lipase A encodes the protein MDSPFDEGFTSYVIQFDQQKLGNFLGRYGILWFVSMLSKGWVVCSPDYEGPDGLFVNGIMSGRATLDGIRAVLRSKRSTGVEKDAKVALWGYSGGSLATEFALELQGSYAPDLDKNIIVAASGGLPVDAAGVIKRLSGKLGAGLAMSGILGISKSTPQLRQYFLDSFVSKGKRDEFLPFEKSLAIPTVLRNLYRDVFGYFKDGEKFFEADVVQAVLRENKMGSYGTPKVPYYVYHAIKDEVLPEADAKALIQSHCHNGAKIKYVRESFGEHVIVGLTGAAGAAKFLIDHMDGRGTQSGCDVESVVSSLLNPAAAASLTDIVFNEILAILRLPL